One region of Trichoderma breve strain T069 chromosome 7 map unlocalized scaffold00007, whole genome shotgun sequence genomic DNA includes:
- a CDS encoding subtilase family domain-containing protein, with the protein MDTSHQCLVDEIKRQIRILDSNPNENQRAQQKKKYLGIIDARQQNAYQRYRTDLLALLSNLTSDSFQSKAGTKPPPLHLNNLSLFWQIPAFCGDAIVVDQNYAKDRSKALQDHRAAKDTYTADIWERRELTQWISGPEPSVLVVKGTSQSAERLEKFSVELVDYLQGRCPTVFLLSPLPTIFYENSTSRGVSRGDDILRQIAGQCLQTIPSSAKSNLFFLVNQGLSLLAKTTSHFQTASHEDWFLSIEAALSHQEQVYIVLDISILRQHSRDAFSWPAEFSDMIHKVQSQRTDLRVMILTSRSIDGHLGATTRIMSVDMAPQSPPHVYDLAKSEKTSLLFSQPNKQQVLVPLPASTNNTETTKETFARDSTPSDLINSNRKEERQNLVEGTHRSSLGSFQAADSGVTEGSTISWFKNLTSKTHAAIYSSRSAKDNSFKPVKIAVLDTGFAYTEEHDKKSLKPYMHRIKKFASFVEDETDLEAMKDSSGHGTAVAVQMLKVSLSTVLYICRVATSSKDGSPELFPDKEAVERAIKKAVAEPEKGGWGVDIINMSFGWAFDDHDGVRNAIRFARRQGVHMFASTSNDGLLGPPNDILYPSRAPEVIAIDAADGFGEYTRTTASSVSSYGRGRRFSAPGTRLTSPHSAALYDGSSFACAIAAGIGALVLEFARQSPLQASKTVQNSLKEMSAMIAILERMSAEKGPDRFKFLLPWTLLGKPGQPREFTAYSLVDELRNEFGLAVGSEVFPLEGES; encoded by the exons ATGGATACATCGCACCAGTGTCTTGTCGACGAGATTAAAAGACAGATACGCATCTTGGACTCCAATCCGAATGAGAATCAAAGAGcgcaacagaagaagaagtatcTAGGCATCATCGATGCTAGACAGCAAAATGCCTATCAACGATATCGTACTGATCTTCTCGCCCTACTTTCGAATCTAACCAGTG ACTCCTTCCAGTCTAAAGCCGGGACCAAACCACCACCTCTACATCTCAACAACCTGTCTCTGTTCTGGCAAATACCGGCATTTTGCGGCGATGCCATTGTTGTCGATCAAAATTACGCAAAGGACCGCAGCAAAGCGCTTCAAGACCATCGTGCAGCCAAAGACACCTATACTGCCGATATTTGGGAAAGACGCGAGCTGACGCAATGGATTTCTGGCCCGGAACCCTCTGTTCTAGTAGTTAAGGGCACTTCACAGTCTGCAGAGCGACTGGAGAAGTTCAGCGTTGAATTGGTAGACTACCTTCAGGGAAGGTGTCCAACTGTtttcctcctcagcccatTACCGACCATCTTTTACGAAAACTCAACCTCTAGAGGCGTCTCCAGAGGCGATGATATCCTGCGCCAAATCGCTGGGCAATGCCTACAGACAATACCCTCGTCTGCTAAGAGTAACCTATTCTTTCTAGTTAATCAGGGACTATCTCTTCTGGCCAAGACGACATCCCACTTCCAGACCGCTTCTCATGAAGATTGGTTTTTAAGTATCGAAGCGGCTCTATCTCACCAAGAGCAAGTGTATATAGTTCTGGATATTTCGATTCTTCGCCAGCATTCTAGAGATGCATTTTCCTGGCCCGCTGAATTTTCGGATATGATCCACAAAGTTCAGAGCCAGAGAACAGACCTGAGAGTTATGATCCTGACTAGTCGGAGTATCGATGGACACCTTGGAGCCACAACTCGCATCATGTCAGTTGATATGGCGCCTCAATCTCCGCCGCATGTATACGATTTAGCTAAGTCTGAGAAAACAAGTCTCTTGTTTTCGCAGCCAAATAAACAACAGGTTCTCGTACCGCTACCGGCATCAACGAATAATACTGAGACCACGAAGGAGACGTTTGCCCGGGATTCCACGCCGTCGGATCTAATTAACAGCAATcgaaaagaagagcgccaAAATTTAGTAGAGGGCACGCATAGAAGTAGCCTTGGAAGTTTTCAAGCTGCGGACTCTGGGGTGAC CGAAGGATCGACCATATCATGGTTTAAGAACTTAACTTCGAAAACCCACGCTGCTATATATTCTTCTAGAAGCGCAAAAGACAACTCATTCAAGCCCGTCAAAATTGCCGTGCTAGATACCGGGTTCGCCTACACTGAAGAACATGACAAGAAGTCTTTGAAACCATATATGCACCGCATCAAGAAGTTTGCCAGCTTTGTCGAAGACGAGACAGATTTGGAAGCCATGAAAGATTCTTCAGGCCATGGTACAGCGGTCGCCGTGCAGATGCTCAAAGTTAGCCTCAGTACCGTTCTATACATCTGTCGCGTGGCCACGTccagcaaagatggcagCCCAGAGCTCTTTCCCGACAAAGAGGCTGTAGAAAGAGCGATTAAGAAGGCTGTTGCGGAACCAGAGAAAGGTGGATGGGGTGTTGACATTATCAACATGTCCTTTGGGTGGGCGTTTGACGATCACGATGGTGTTAGAAACGCAATCCGATTCGCACGCCGTCAAGGAGTTCACATGTTTGCTTCCACGTCAAACGATGGTCTGCTTGGTCCCCCAAATGACATCTTATATCCCTCTCGGGCGCCAGAAGTCATTGCGATAGATGCCGCTGACGGATTCGGCGAGTATACAAGAACAACCGCATCATCCGTGTCTTCATatggcagaggcagaaggTTTAGTGCACCTGGTACAAGACTTACAAGCCCCCATTCAGCGGCCCTCTACGATGGATCATCTTTTGCTTGTGCCATAGCTGCAGGTATAGGCGCTTTGGTACTGGAATTTGCAAGGCAGTCTCCCCTTCAAGCAAGCAAAACGGTGCAGAATAGTTTGAAGGAAATGTCAGCCATGATTGCCATACTTGAGCGAATGAGCGCCGAGAAAGGGCCTGATAGATTCAAGTTTCTCTTACCATGGACGCTTCTCGGTAAACCTGGACAGCCGAGAGAGTTTACTGCTTACAGCCTGGTGGATGAACTAAGAAATGAGTTTGGACTTGCTGTTGGATCGGAAGTTTTCCCTTTAGAAGGAGAGAGTTGA
- a CDS encoding ATPase family associated with various cellular activities (AAA) domain-containing protein, with translation MPPPPPRRQQRPVGRERKSRFNSSKGQASRDDKAASVSGDASDSNSSSDFNDTPSSRSKRELPTYRPVLTIDWRAEMCRLLDLSSQISDEDLFEAIEVASQSLKEFEILKSKGTEKLGPPRSQIIHSVHCHATGDKPQLYLEQPWAVEDGPLLHLRGSKAINNFDLFLERNKEVAFIIYKDYECCDGVPSTTSKSKIEQGLEVDASVFLIGEHIQLISVDLKLALESLASKVFDGIPHPFSEEKDYPSIESMDKRMPPQFLREKDNRSIEYPYMFLFHRRKEVEEVTTKQPHDAQIYLDVFFNYLFSRMAEEWAIVDQLLVQKKISAKYLDYLFVPNQIVLMQRRDMDTAQAKAYVLQDWLQRPSEHGSTPMVPVYTWEFDGNFYKSFSDLSIEDLPSETGNFPITDMSVYPIEFASKEVVGALRKRGHMFWKCRERHYVSYNGKTDHAIQSSMDSRFMIDIATYKQMHRNQDNEVEQRSSDREELPIKLLSEDNPMLGDTFFLCLPTSIAGFNMQTKEWINLNVHYIEDVVWNTEAFEFLVIDQGTKSMIQAVVTNQLHASQNTDLIRGKGNGLFILLHGGPGTGKTLTAESVAEIAKKPLYRVTCGDIGTSAQDVENYLEIVLHLGKTWGCVVLLDEADVFLQQRELYNLERNALVSVFLRVLEYYDGILILTSNRVGIFDEAFKSRIQLSLRYKSLDRGQRLQIWINFLKRLEQLENSTMLDESMNGRQIRNTISTARQLAMYQRKKLSYEHIQAVIDEANKFDEYLLELNKGYSADEIQRDKKER, from the exons AtgcctccaccacctcctcggCGACAGCAACGCCCGGTtggcagagagaggaaatcGAGATTCAATTCGTCAAAAGGCCAAGCTTCTAGGGATGACAAAGCTGCGTCAGTGAGCGGAGATGCGAGTGATTCAAATAGCTCAAGTG ACTTTAATGACACACCGTCCTCGCGCTCGAAACGGGAGCTTCCCACATATCGTCCTGTGCTGACGATCGATTGGCGAGCGGAGATGTGCCGGCTTCTAGATTTGTCTTCACAGATCTCGGACGAAGATCTTTTTGAAGCGATAGAGGTTGCGTCACAGAGTCTCAAAGAATTCGAAATTTTGAAGTCCAAGGGAACAGAGAAACTCGGACCTCCCCGATCCCAGATCATTCATTCAGTTCATTGCCACGCTACTGGCGATAAACCTCAGTTATATCTTGAACAGCCGTGGGCTGTTGAGGATGGTCCACTTCTCCATCTTAGAGGTAGCAAAGCCATCAATAATTTCGACCTTTTTCttgagagaaacaaagaggtTGCGTTCATTATTTATAAAGATTACGAGTGTTGTGATGGCGTTCCATCTACAACCAGTAAGAGCAAGATTGAGCAGGGACTGGAGGTTGATGCCTCGGTTTTTTTAATTGGAGAGCACATTCAACTCATATCAGTCGATTTGAAACTAGCGCTGGAGAGTCTTGCTAGCAAAGTATTCGATGGGATACCTCACCCGTTCTCGGAGGAGAAAGATTACCCGAGTATTGAGAGTATGGATAAAAGGATGCCTCCCCAGTTCTTGAGAGAGAAGGACAACCGGAGTATCGAGTACCCTTACATGTTCTTGTTCCATCGCCGCAAAGAGGTCGAAGAAGTGACAACGAAACAACCACATGATGCACAGATATATCTTGATGTGTTCTTCAATTATCTCTTTAGCCGCATGGCAGAAGAATGGGCAATTGTCGACCAATTACTAGTTCAAAAGAAGATTTCTGCTAAATACTTGGACTACCTCTTT GTTCCCAACCAAATAGTTTTGATGCAACGAAGAGACATGGATACCGCACAGGCCAAAGCATATGTTCTTCAGGATTGGCTCCAAAGACCATCTGAACACGGTTCTACACCAATGGTCCCAGTGTACACTTGGGAATTCGACGGGAATTTTTATAAGTCTTTCAGTGACCTCTCTATCGAAGATCTCCCATCTGAAACCGGAAACTTTCCTATTACCGACATGTCAGTGTATCCAATTGAGTTTGCTAGCAAAGAGGTTGTGGGTGCCCTGAGAAAGCGCGGACATATGTTTTGGAAGTGCCGCGAAAGGCACTACGTGTCGTATAACGGGAAAACAGACCATGCGATACAAAGTTCG ATGGATTCTCGATTTATGATCGATATCGCCACTTATAAACAGATGCACCGCAATCAGGACAATGAAGTCGAACAACGCTCATCTGATCGGGAAGAACTACCGATCAAACTCCTTTCTGAGGACAACCCCATGCTAGGAGAcactttcttcttgtgcCTGCCTACTTCGATAGCCGGGTTTAACATGCAGACAAAGGAATGGA TCAACCTGAACGTACACTATATAGAAGATGTGGTCTGGAATACTGAAGCATTTGAGTTCCTTGTCATCGACCAGGGAACTAAAAGCATGATCCAAGCCGTAGTTACGAACCAACTTCACGCTTCCCAGAATACGGACCTCATCCGTGGTAAAGGTAATGGGTTGTTTATTTTACTCCACGG TGGCCCTGGAACTGGCAAGACCTTGACTGCGGAAAG TGTCGCAGAAATAGCAAAGAAGCCTCTGTATAGAGTGACGTGTGGAGACATTGGTACAAGCGCCCAAGATGTCGAAAAT TATCTCGAGATTGTTCTACACCTCGGAAAGACTTGGGGTTGCG TTGTCTTGTTGGATGAAGCGGACGTTTTTCTACAACAGCGAGAACTTTACAATCTTGAACGGAATGCCCTGGTTTCCGTCTTTCTTCGAGTCCTGGAGTACTATGATG GAATTCTGATCCTGACAAGTAACCGCGTTGGCATCTTTGATGAGGCTTTCAAATCACGCATCCAACTTAGCTTGCGCTATAAGAGCCTAGATAGAGGTCAACGGCTACAGATATGGATAAACTTTTTGAAGCGGTTGGAGCAACTCGAGA ATTCCACGATGCTGG ACGAAAGTATGAATGGTCGTCAAATTCGGAACACGATATCGACGGCACGCCAATTGGCCATGTATCAGCGCAAAAAGCTGAGTTACGAACATATTCAGGCTGTGATTGACGAGGCGAACAAGTTTGACGAGTACTTGCTTGAATTGAACAAGGGGTATTCAGCAGACGAGATACAGCGagacaagaaggagagatAG
- a CDS encoding BAG domain-containing protein, with product MDFAYQRHFGMRKITSTTPFSSAPSPAISSSPMKTGPRIPWNSQSHGARGIAGVQNRNTISKDKIQGEEQRMADLLAQHGNKVMRTQYIALSVEPMDSDSNSDMADAVSPAAISAAMKKLDNISDDFHSNWLPLCRKYIESPPKDDRKRDEKHEELSISVMQQIILKLDSVETEGVHEVRQRRKDLIRRVQEVLKQLDTAKAS from the coding sequence ATGGATTTTGCATATCAACGACACTTCGGTATGCGTAAGATCACATCTACGacacctttttcttctgcgCCGAGCCCCgccatcagctccagcccTATGAAGACAGGTCCGCGTATTCCATGGAACTCTCAATCTCATGGAGCGCGAGGCATAGCTGGGGTGCAAAATCGAAACACCATCTCAAAGGACAAGATACAAGGCGAAGAGCAGCGCATGGCCGATCTTCTGGCGCAACATGGGAACAAAGTCATGAGAACTCAGTATATAGCGCTGAGCGTTGAACCCATGGACAGCGACTCAAACAGCGATATGGCAGACGCAGTCTCGCCCGCAGCGATCAGTGCCGctatgaagaagctggacaaCATCTCTGACGACTTCCATTCCAACTGGCTGCCGCTGTGCCGGAAGTATATCGAGTCGCCCCCCAAGGATGACAGGAAGCGAGACGAGAAGCACGAGGAGCTATCTATATCCGTCATGCAGCAAATCATTTTAAAACTAGACAGCGTGGAGACCGAGGGCGTACATGAGGTTCGACAGAGGCGAAAGGACCTTATCCGACGAGTCCAAGAGGTGCTCAAGCAGCTGGATACCGCTAAGGCATCATGA
- a CDS encoding thioesterase superfamily domain-containing protein: MPQPNETTVTPLSLTPLNRVLSPPLGLIPPNTPPSLYASSVSHFLSIPWCACLIQTPNTIPFIPQCFNPQSPAHDQLVGSTLSGPRGLQHMLCFFHTEDEAHLQDHERPIMHVSSLFALGQGLSGYEGVLHGGMMMTMVDEAMGVLHEINMALGKTGEVFGTASVTAGLDIKFLKPGPINQTVLVNAWVDGVEGRKTRIKCEVRDGNGVELARCSSTWVSVRPRM, translated from the coding sequence ATGCCTCAACCAAACGAAACAACAGTCACCCCCCTCTCCCTGACGCCCCTCAATCGCGTCCTCAGCCCTCCCCTAGGCCTCATCCCCCCCAACACGCCCCCAAGCCTCTACGCCTCCTCCGTCTCCcacttcctctccatcccctGGTGCGCATGCCTCATCCAGACCCCAAACACAATCCCCTTCATCCCGCAATGCTTCAACCCCCAGAGCCCAGCGCACGACCAGCTCGTCGGCTCTACGCTCTCCGGCCCACGAGGCCTACAGCAcatgctctgcttcttccacacgGAGGATGAAGCGCATTTACAGGATCACGAGCGCCCAATCATGCACGTGAGCTCTCTTTTCGCGCTGGGGCAGGGGCTTTCTGGGTATGAGGGTGTTTTGCATGGGGGCATGATGATGACCATGGTGGATGAGGCGATGGGGGTGCTGCACGAGATTAATATGGCGCTGGGCAAGACTGGCGAGGTGTTTGGGACTGCGAGCGTGACGGCTGGGCTTGATATCAAGTTCTTGAAGCCGGGTCCGATCAATCAGACGGTGTTGGTGAATGCGTGGGTGGATGGCGTGGAGGGCAGGAAAACGAGGATCAAGTGCGAGGTTAGAGATGGAAATGGGGTTGAGCTGGCACGATGCTCGAGCACGTGGGTTTCAGTCAGGCCAAGGATGTGA
- a CDS encoding c2 domain-containing protein, with translation MPGNITTHHDDSTPESSDSGHHEHEHEHHHEEHEEHEHKGPPGGFDKTPLPDAPQGYTVRFVFHAATNIPIADFHTGSSDPFLYRTRTLHTTTEPKWEEEWVVSNVPPTGFTLKCRMYDEDVADKDDRLGNVTINVDSISDDWPGIPPPGQEFEAKKRVMSKRAFILKGIASAIVHGSHIAPRLRISMEVLGKSDPPYAQMCTLAPTRWIKHNSPMIGRLIGTKVNANESDDEKGHNSNDDTPKSTKYDFQANELQLQGPVPPVLYHRYVEFRPVIGSLFSSTGIRGTILNKALHKQHHRIYNYSGSTEYGTFEPCSKQASLQFLRMAHFDEGGRVFTYVLTLDGLLRFTETGKEFGIDFLSKHTMHADAEKYIACSGEFFIRRLQHPDSNDSPEPQEKTHPSEPIPGGPPNQPPPPNPAFYQLYIDNESGTYRPDKSILPDLKKFLEKNFPGLGIVAMNVEDERLQKLKEEQRSIKKSEGKMMQVVMNSSTESLSSVESELNERNESWESGRKSKLETAHSALRNPDQEHLKAAVEVMLPYREKKEE, from the exons ATGCCAGGAAACATCACCACTCATCACGACGACTCCACGCCCGAGTCGAGCGACAGTGGCCACCATGAACATGAACATGAACATCACCATGAAGAACACGAAGAACACGAACACAAGGGCCCTCCCGGTGGCTTTGACAAGACTCCACTTCCTGATGCACCTCAAGGATACACTGTCCGCTTTGTTTTTCATGCTGCGACCAACATCCCGATTGCGGATTTTCACACGGGATCTTCAGACCCCTTCTTG TACAGGACACGAACTCTGCACACAACCACGGAGCCCAAATGGGAAGAGGAATGGGTTGTGTCTAATGTGCCTCCTACCGGCTTCACCCTCAAGTGTAGAATGtatgatgaggatgttgccGACAAGGACGACAGACTCGGTAATGTCACCATCAACGTTGACTCCATCTCTGATGACTGGCCGGGGATCCCTCCTCCGGGCCAGGAGTTTGAGGCCAAGAAGCGTGTCATGAGCAAGCGAGCCTTTATCCTCAAAGGAATCGCTAGTGCCATCGTGCACGGTAGCCACATCGCTCCTCGGTTGCGAATCAGCATGGAAGTCTTGGGCAAGTCAGATCCTCCGTATGCGCAAATGTGCACCTTGGCCCCAACTAGATGGATCAAGCATAATAGTCCTATGATTGGTCGTCTGATCGGCACAAAGGTGAATGCCAACGAAAGTGACGATGAAAAGGGGCACAACTCGAACGACGATACCCCAAAGTCTACGAAATATGA CTTCCAAGCCAACGAACTACAACTCCAGGGACCTGTTCCTCCGGTCCTCTACCATCGCTACGTGGAATTCAGACCAGTTATCGGCTCGCTCTTTTCATCCACTGGCATTCGTGGCACCATATTGAACAAGGCCCTACACAAGCAGCACCACAGAATCTACAATTATAGCGGCTCCACCGAATATGGCACCTTTGAGCCATGCTCTAAGCAAGCATCTCTCCAGTTCCTAAGGATGGCTCATTTCGACGAGGGCGGCCGCGTCTTTACATACGTACTCACGCTGGACGGCCTACTTCGCTTCACCGAGACGGGCAAGGAATTCGGCATCGACTTCCTGAGCAAGCATACCATGCACGCAGATGCCGAGAAATACATTGCTTGCTCAGGGGAATTCTTCATTCGAAGACTGCAACACCCGGATTCCAATGACAGTCCCGAGCCTCAGGAAAAGACACACCCGTCCGAGCCCATCCCTGGAGGCCCGCCAAACCAGCCACCACCTCCAAACCCCGCATTCTACCAGCTCTACATTGACAACGAATCTGGAACATACCGTCCTGATAAGTCCATTCTGCCAGATCTCAAGAAGTTTCTGGAGAAGAACTTCCCCGGTTTGGGCATCGTCGCCATGaacgttgaagatgagcgcctgcagaagctcaaggaagagcaacgctccatcaagaagagcgaGGGCAAGATGATGCAGGTTGTCATGAATAGCAGCACCGAGAGTCTCAGCTCTGTGGAGAGCGAGCTGAACGAGCGCAACGAGAGCTGGGAGTCGGGTAGAAAGAGCAAGTTAGAGACGGCGCATTCAGCGTTGAGGAACCCCGATCAGGAACATCTCAAGGCGGCTGTAGAAGTCATGCTGCCATATCGcgagaaaaaggaggagtga